In Nocardia asteroides, a single genomic region encodes these proteins:
- a CDS encoding STAS domain-containing protein, with amino-acid sequence MTTTVSAREGATVLSVAGEVDLATAPALENAIDAILGQKPASLIIDLTEVSFLASAGMATLVAAHQRAGESTAIAVVADGPATSRQLKMTSLDQVFSLYATLDEAVAGRR; translated from the coding sequence ATGACCACCACGGTCTCCGCGCGCGAGGGCGCGACGGTGCTCTCGGTGGCGGGCGAGGTGGATCTGGCGACGGCGCCCGCGCTGGAGAACGCGATCGACGCGATCCTCGGGCAGAAGCCCGCGTCGCTGATCATCGATCTGACCGAGGTCAGCTTCCTGGCCTCGGCGGGGATGGCGACGCTGGTGGCCGCGCATCAGCGGGCCGGGGAGTCGACGGCGATCGCGGTGGTGGCGGACGGCCCGGCGACGAGCAGGCAGCTCAAGATGACCAGCCTGGATCAGGTGTTCTCGCTGTACGCCACGCTGGACGAGGCGGTGGCGGGACGCCGCTGA
- a CDS encoding SGNH/GDSL hydrolase family protein, giving the protein MRPTPITADLVRGAAELESTPRGLRPHRLPGWARRQFPDPYLGQMQAQTAGVRLLLRTAATALTLTTHPSRLSYRGLPRPRGRIDVVVDGAVLLRDELTGGDHTELDPATGAATPHRGPSHTTAVTGLPGRAATVEIWLPHNESVELVALHADAPITADPEPGRRWIHYGSSISQGSNASGPTDVWTAIAARAAGVQLRNLGFGGNALVDPFVARTVRDAPAELISVKLGINVVNADAMRLRAFVPAVHGFLDTVRDGHPGTPLLLISPLYCGIHENTPGPGAFDPASIATGTPRFIATGDPDDVPRGRLTLTVVRAALAEIAAQRADPNLHHLDGTALYGPADAETHPLPDGLHPDTAAHRIIGTRFAEYLGRF; this is encoded by the coding sequence GTGCGACCCACTCCGATCACCGCCGACCTCGTGCGCGGCGCCGCCGAACTGGAATCGACCCCGCGCGGGCTCCGGCCGCACCGGCTGCCCGGCTGGGCCCGCCGCCAGTTTCCCGACCCCTACCTGGGGCAGATGCAGGCGCAGACCGCCGGGGTGCGGCTGCTCCTCCGGACCGCGGCCACCGCGCTCACGCTCACCACGCACCCGTCCCGGCTCTCCTACCGGGGACTACCCCGCCCGCGCGGCCGGATCGACGTGGTCGTCGACGGCGCGGTGCTGCTGCGCGACGAGCTGACCGGCGGCGACCACACCGAGCTCGACCCCGCGACCGGAGCCGCGACCCCGCATCGGGGCCCGTCGCACACCACCGCGGTGACCGGGCTGCCCGGCCGGGCGGCGACGGTGGAGATCTGGCTCCCGCACAACGAGTCGGTCGAGCTGGTCGCCCTGCACGCCGACGCGCCGATCACCGCGGACCCCGAGCCGGGCAGGCGCTGGATCCACTACGGCAGCTCGATCAGCCAGGGCTCGAACGCCTCCGGGCCGACCGATGTCTGGACGGCGATCGCCGCGCGGGCGGCCGGGGTGCAGCTGCGCAACCTCGGCTTCGGCGGGAACGCGCTCGTCGACCCGTTCGTCGCCCGCACCGTCCGGGACGCACCCGCCGAGCTGATCAGCGTGAAACTCGGCATCAACGTGGTGAACGCGGACGCCATGCGGCTGCGCGCCTTCGTGCCCGCCGTGCACGGCTTCCTCGACACCGTCCGGGACGGGCACCCCGGCACCCCGCTGCTGCTGATCTCCCCGCTGTACTGCGGGATCCACGAGAACACGCCCGGACCCGGCGCCTTCGACCCGGCGAGCATCGCCACCGGGACGCCGCGCTTCATCGCCACCGGCGACCCGGACGACGTCCCGCGCGGCCGGCTCACCCTGACCGTGGTCCGCGCGGCGCTGGCCGAGATCGCCGCGCAGCGCGCCGACCCGAATCTGCACCACCTCGACGGCACCGCCCTCTACGGCCCCGCGGACGCCGAAACCCATCCGCTGCCGGACGGGCTGCACCCCGACACCGCCGCGCACCGGATCATCGGCACCCGCTTCGCGGAGTACCTCGGCCGGTTCTGA
- a CDS encoding SGNH/GDSL hydrolase family protein, translating into MIGRAARWAGALALAVAALVPAAPVAAAGGDGSALVVLGDSFAANGFRWEADAKECLRGETSWPNQLSRLTGTANTPDFVDRSCSGAAIESDRGYSLVRETLDADRAGGFGPRTRMVAIQFGLNDDWGTEHPATLWTSLIPCVFNLADGCDRDAAAAGRITDFRAVTGPAYAARIADVVRYLRYYAPNARIVLVGYPELFPPGQDAVCLNILGAGAFVQPRGGGLIEYLDRIDAAQRAAAEQLGIDFLDTRALTAEHGLCSAEPWLNGVLDPRADPVGLPFHPSAHGDAVLASALHERYGR; encoded by the coding sequence GTGATCGGGAGAGCGGCTCGCTGGGCGGGAGCGCTGGCGCTGGCTGTCGCCGCGCTCGTCCCGGCGGCGCCGGTGGCCGCGGCGGGCGGTGACGGCAGCGCGCTGGTGGTGCTCGGTGACTCGTTCGCCGCCAACGGCTTCCGCTGGGAAGCCGACGCGAAGGAGTGCCTGCGCGGCGAGACCTCCTGGCCCAACCAGCTGAGCCGGCTGACGGGCACGGCGAACACTCCGGACTTCGTCGACCGCTCCTGCTCCGGCGCGGCCATCGAATCGGACCGCGGCTACTCGCTGGTGCGCGAGACGCTCGACGCCGACCGGGCGGGCGGCTTCGGCCCGCGCACCCGCATGGTGGCGATCCAGTTCGGGCTCAACGACGACTGGGGCACCGAGCACCCGGCCACACTCTGGACCTCGCTCATCCCGTGCGTCTTCAACCTGGCCGACGGCTGCGACCGGGATGCCGCGGCCGCGGGCCGGATCACCGACTTCCGCGCGGTCACCGGCCCGGCCTACGCGGCCCGGATCGCCGACGTCGTGCGGTACCTGCGCTACTACGCGCCGAACGCCCGGATCGTGCTGGTCGGGTACCCGGAGCTCTTCCCGCCCGGCCAGGACGCGGTGTGCCTGAACATCCTCGGCGCGGGGGCCTTCGTCCAGCCGCGCGGCGGCGGGCTGATCGAGTACCTGGACCGGATCGACGCCGCGCAGCGGGCGGCCGCCGAGCAGCTCGGTATCGACTTCCTCGACACCCGGGCGCTCACCGCCGAACACGGGCTGTGCTCGGCCGAGCCGTGGCTGAACGGCGTGCTCGATCCGCGGGCCGACCCGGTCGGGCTCCCGTTCCACCCCTCCGCGCACGGCGACGCGGTGCTCGCCTCCGCGCTGCACGAGCGCTACGGGCGCTGA
- a CDS encoding thioredoxin family protein, translating into MPTQAFTQRSFERAVSGGGIVLVDYWASWCGWCTRFAPVFEESSNLHRDIVHATVDTEAESGLAAAAQVTGLPTLHAYREGLLVYANPGFHTAAQLEDVVQRVMWLDMDAFRREMGIAEPFQAVVPAAPVAAKLAGLAAGPTPYGWPGLRAR; encoded by the coding sequence ATGCCCACGCAGGCTTTCACACAGCGGAGTTTCGAGCGGGCGGTGTCCGGCGGAGGCATCGTCCTGGTCGACTACTGGGCGTCCTGGTGCGGTTGGTGCACCCGGTTCGCGCCGGTCTTCGAGGAATCGTCGAACCTGCACCGCGACATCGTGCACGCCACCGTCGACACCGAGGCCGAATCCGGGCTGGCCGCCGCCGCGCAGGTCACCGGGTTGCCGACGCTGCACGCCTACCGGGAGGGGCTGCTGGTCTACGCGAACCCTGGCTTCCACACCGCCGCCCAGCTCGAAGACGTGGTGCAGCGGGTGATGTGGCTGGACATGGATGCTTTCCGGCGGGAAATGGGCATCGCCGAACCGTTTCAGGCGGTCGTTCCCGCGGCGCCCGTCGCCGCCAAGCTGGCCGGCCTCGCCGCCGGGCCGACCCCCTACGGCTGGCCCGGGCTGCGCGCCAGGTAG
- a CDS encoding GNAT family N-acetyltransferase, which produces MSTSRHGAVRPATPADAEAMAALRAAVAAEGRWIGAEPPVDEVAAAAATRAAIAEGKGVFVADADGVLAGTAFTYVSTPGVTTFGMMVAAGHRGYGIGAALLDRVVAWAREQGAHKVTLQVWPHNEPAIALYRRAGFEVEGRLRRHYRRRDGALWDAVLMALHLDEGLAAPRPSC; this is translated from the coding sequence GTGAGTACGTCGCGGCACGGGGCGGTGCGCCCCGCCACTCCGGCCGACGCCGAGGCGATGGCGGCACTGCGCGCCGCGGTCGCGGCCGAGGGGCGCTGGATCGGCGCCGAACCGCCGGTGGACGAGGTCGCGGCGGCCGCGGCCACCCGGGCGGCGATCGCGGAGGGCAAGGGCGTGTTCGTCGCCGACGCCGACGGCGTCCTCGCGGGCACGGCCTTCACGTACGTGAGCACGCCGGGCGTCACCACCTTCGGGATGATGGTCGCCGCCGGGCACCGCGGGTACGGCATCGGCGCCGCGCTGCTCGACCGGGTCGTCGCCTGGGCTCGCGAGCAAGGCGCGCACAAGGTGACGCTGCAGGTGTGGCCGCACAACGAGCCCGCGATCGCGCTGTACCGGCGCGCCGGATTCGAGGTGGAGGGGCGGCTGCGCCGCCACTACCGCCGCCGCGACGGCGCGCTCTGGGACGCCGTGCTGATGGCCCTGCACCTCGATGAGGGTCTTGCAGCACCTCGACCGAGTTGTTAG
- a CDS encoding pyrimidine reductase family protein — protein sequence MAVRRLEYPALDPVLDDRALRELYTYPPALTRPYVRVNFVSSIDGAVTDGGTVATLTTPADKALFFALRAVADAVLVGAGTVRAENYGPAGGDGEVRRWRTEHGLAPIPPVVVVSASARIEPDSRLVTAASIAPVLVTAAAADPERVTALEQAGVRVVRCTGPSVTSAELLAALADLGLRRVLCEGGPTLLGQLLDDDAVDELCVTTSPLAVGGAASRIAHSPTAAGRPMRRGLTLADDDGTLLVQWIRDRGRSAPRARPAQSAP from the coding sequence ATGGCTGTGCGGCGCCTGGAATACCCGGCTCTCGACCCCGTCCTCGACGACCGCGCGCTGCGCGAGCTCTACACCTATCCCCCGGCGCTCACCCGGCCGTACGTCCGGGTGAACTTCGTGAGCAGCATCGACGGCGCGGTGACCGACGGCGGCACCGTCGCCACCCTGACCACCCCCGCCGACAAGGCGCTCTTCTTCGCGCTGCGCGCCGTCGCGGACGCGGTGCTGGTCGGCGCGGGCACCGTGCGCGCGGAGAACTACGGCCCGGCCGGTGGTGACGGGGAGGTGCGGCGGTGGCGTACCGAGCACGGGCTGGCACCGATCCCGCCGGTGGTCGTAGTCTCCGCCTCGGCCCGGATCGAGCCGGACTCCCGGCTGGTCACCGCCGCGTCGATCGCGCCGGTGCTCGTCACCGCCGCCGCTGCCGACCCCGAGCGAGTGACCGCACTGGAACAGGCCGGGGTCCGGGTCGTCCGATGCACCGGCCCGTCGGTGACCAGCGCCGAACTGCTCGCCGCGCTCGCCGATCTCGGGCTGCGCCGGGTGCTCTGCGAAGGCGGGCCGACCCTGCTCGGCCAGTTGCTCGACGACGACGCGGTGGACGAACTGTGCGTCACCACCTCGCCGCTCGCCGTCGGCGGAGCGGCGAGCCGGATCGCGCACTCGCCCACCGCCGCCGGGCGGCCCATGCGCCGCGGGCTCACGCTCGCGGACGACGACGGCACCCTGCTGGTGCAGTGGATCCGCGACCGCGGCCGATCGGCACCCCGGGCACGTCCCGCACAGTCCGCCCCGTGA
- a CDS encoding TMEM175 family protein: protein MAEPAGQRRTERGLERLIFFSDAVVAIAITLIVLPLVDSARDVGEGSTAEFLSDNSYALWAAGISFVVISSFWRDHHSLYERATGYTPILVRVNLMWLAGIVFLPVVTVLDVYSHTRDRTTLGLYVGTIVVVMALLRCQELILHRAGLLADDGGPTAPAAQWAAVGAGLAALALVLAFPVVGLWSLLLLLLAIPVRRWSHRHDDRSA, encoded by the coding sequence GTGGCGGAACCGGCAGGGCAGCGTCGTACCGAGCGCGGCCTCGAGCGGCTGATCTTCTTCAGCGACGCGGTGGTGGCCATCGCGATCACCCTGATCGTGCTACCGCTGGTGGACAGCGCCCGCGACGTGGGCGAGGGCAGCACCGCGGAGTTCCTCTCCGACAACAGCTACGCCCTGTGGGCGGCGGGCATCAGCTTCGTGGTGATCAGCTCCTTCTGGCGCGACCACCACAGCCTCTACGAACGGGCCACCGGCTACACCCCGATCCTGGTCCGGGTGAACCTGATGTGGCTGGCGGGGATCGTGTTCCTGCCGGTGGTCACCGTGCTCGACGTCTACTCCCACACCCGCGACCGGACCACCCTCGGCCTCTACGTCGGCACGATCGTCGTGGTCATGGCGCTGCTGCGCTGCCAGGAGCTGATCCTGCACCGCGCCGGGCTGCTCGCCGACGACGGCGGGCCGACCGCCCCGGCCGCGCAGTGGGCAGCGGTCGGCGCCGGGCTCGCAGCGCTGGCCCTGGTCCTGGCATTTCCGGTCGTCGGGCTGTGGTCGCTTCTCCTGCTCCTCCTCGCGATCCCGGTCCGCCGCTGGTCGCACCGGCACGACGATCGCTCGGCATGA
- a CDS encoding acyl-CoA dehydrogenase: protein MVEQGSDERGTLSDFLRHGSPEFHRRLQEILSSPDYLVTDKQSQEQRRENAYAQLRYLVKEIGSTKAVATELPELFAVFDWAAVLATDLIPLISGHYNLASGSLATLTDAETAAPYLQDLDDASAIGVMLLTEYGCGSNIGFMQTTATWDGDGFVINTPTPRDRKFMPSVGIPVSRVCVVGARFIDAAGVDQGVHLFAARLRDANGDPAPGVTITQLDHQPLVIMDNSVISFDGLRVDRSAWLSNDLATIDDAGVLTWRDETSRKRGFPSAISQLTVGRLALSSCLNASARSALYIALSYAGKRLVPLTPQDVPLMIDIPHVRDTLLTDLAGTVVRTIYGNAVKTSLADSDLTHRDTVVSVMLAKPFIQLHALETVTHARIKMGAQGMFSANRVADYLGVCHAAITGEGDCAVLGSVAGRVLARQLAGKTPPEPVLYDPADAADRERALNARTLTIVAEAQEHLSTPALADRLAVIPQALDLAEAYCAEEALGLLHGHATHPEIVAVRDVFALDYLDRHAAWYLTRGLLDPAAAAVTKRELARAIDELAGHLPALLDAFGFDDAILGAPVLSDDLPAAWDERCTDPNRG, encoded by the coding sequence ATGGTTGAGCAGGGGTCTGATGAGCGTGGAACGCTGTCCGATTTTCTCCGGCACGGAAGTCCGGAATTCCATCGGCGGTTACAGGAGATTCTGAGCAGTCCGGACTATCTGGTCACGGACAAGCAGAGCCAGGAGCAGCGGCGCGAGAACGCGTACGCCCAGCTGCGCTACCTGGTCAAGGAGATCGGCAGCACCAAGGCGGTGGCGACCGAGCTGCCCGAGCTGTTCGCGGTATTCGATTGGGCGGCAGTACTGGCGACCGATCTGATCCCGCTGATCTCGGGGCATTACAACCTGGCCTCGGGCAGCCTCGCGACGCTGACCGACGCGGAGACGGCGGCGCCGTACCTGCAGGATCTCGACGATGCCTCGGCGATCGGCGTGATGCTGCTGACCGAGTACGGCTGCGGCTCGAACATCGGGTTCATGCAGACCACCGCCACGTGGGACGGCGACGGCTTCGTCATCAACACCCCGACGCCGCGGGACCGGAAGTTCATGCCGAGCGTGGGGATCCCGGTGTCCCGGGTCTGCGTGGTCGGCGCGCGCTTCATCGACGCGGCAGGCGTCGACCAGGGCGTGCACCTGTTCGCCGCGCGGCTGCGCGACGCCAACGGCGACCCGGCGCCCGGCGTCACGATCACCCAGCTCGACCACCAGCCGCTGGTGATCATGGACAACTCGGTGATCAGCTTCGACGGCCTCCGGGTCGACCGCAGCGCCTGGCTGAGCAACGACCTCGCCACGATCGACGACGCGGGCGTGCTCACCTGGCGCGACGAGACCAGCCGCAAGCGCGGCTTCCCCTCCGCGATCAGCCAGCTGACCGTCGGCAGGCTGGCGCTCTCGTCCTGCCTGAACGCCTCGGCCCGCTCCGCGCTCTACATCGCGCTGAGCTACGCGGGCAAGCGGCTGGTCCCGCTGACCCCGCAGGACGTCCCGCTGATGATCGACATCCCGCACGTGCGGGACACGCTGCTCACCGACCTGGCGGGCACCGTGGTCCGGACCATCTACGGCAACGCGGTCAAGACCTCGCTCGCCGACAGCGATCTGACGCACCGGGACACCGTGGTCTCGGTCATGCTGGCCAAGCCGTTCATCCAGCTGCACGCGCTGGAGACGGTGACGCACGCGCGGATCAAGATGGGCGCGCAGGGCATGTTCAGCGCCAACCGGGTCGCCGACTACCTCGGGGTCTGCCACGCCGCGATCACCGGCGAGGGCGACTGCGCCGTGCTCGGCTCGGTGGCGGGGCGGGTGCTGGCCAGGCAGCTGGCGGGCAAGACGCCGCCGGAGCCGGTGCTCTACGACCCGGCGGACGCCGCCGACCGGGAGCGGGCACTGAACGCGCGCACCCTGACGATCGTGGCGGAGGCGCAGGAGCACCTGTCGACCCCGGCGCTGGCCGATCGGCTCGCGGTGATCCCGCAGGCACTCGACCTGGCCGAGGCGTACTGCGCCGAGGAGGCACTGGGGCTGCTGCACGGCCACGCCACGCACCCGGAGATCGTGGCCGTGCGGGACGTCTTCGCGCTCGATTACCTGGACCGGCACGCCGCCTGGTACCTGACCCGCGGGCTGCTCGACCCCGCCGCGGCGGCGGTGACCAAGCGCGAGCTGGCAAGGGCCATCGACGAACTCGCCGGCCACCTGCCCGCGCTGCTCGACGCCTTCGGCTTCGACGACGCGATCCTCGGTGCTCCGGTGCTGTCCGATGATCTGCCCGCCGCCTGGGACGAGCGCTGCACCGACCCGAACCGGGGGTGA
- a CDS encoding cytochrome P450 has translation MVPVEMWPGVPATLVIKYSTAVRILGDAHHFPADPSVWQKTAPQDIPIMPMIEYRPNAIRTSGAEHARYRDAINVALAGIDLNSLRSIVETSAVPIVNTFCKEGSADLLNQYALPLVFSVLCQMLGCPPEIGEQVASASAAMFDGVDTETVNTIMGNALLDLTALKRAHPGDDITTRLLQHPAGLTDEEMVHQLVLFFAAGVEPPVNLIANTLLLMLTDPRFTSSDGRVPLSTRAALEERLATDPPMANYCITYPRQPIQVEGVWLQANEPVIISMAACNTDPEMNTGEFEGNGWNLAFSSGDHACPAQARPYGLLLAQDVIDQLLDTLPEVELAVPPGELVWRPGPFHRALAALPVVFPPSHPLPVL, from the coding sequence CTGGTGCCGGTCGAGATGTGGCCCGGCGTGCCCGCCACCCTGGTGATCAAGTATAGCACCGCGGTGCGCATTCTCGGTGACGCACACCATTTTCCGGCCGACCCGAGCGTCTGGCAGAAGACCGCGCCGCAGGACATCCCGATCATGCCGATGATCGAGTACCGGCCGAACGCCATCCGCACCAGCGGCGCCGAGCACGCCCGCTACCGCGATGCCATCAACGTCGCGCTGGCCGGGATCGACCTGAACTCGCTGCGCTCGATCGTGGAGACCTCCGCCGTCCCGATCGTCAACACCTTCTGCAAGGAGGGCAGCGCCGATCTGCTGAACCAGTACGCGCTGCCGCTGGTCTTCTCGGTGCTGTGCCAGATGCTCGGCTGCCCGCCGGAGATCGGCGAGCAGGTGGCCAGCGCCAGCGCCGCCATGTTCGACGGCGTCGACACCGAGACGGTGAACACCATCATGGGCAACGCGCTGCTCGACCTGACCGCGCTCAAGCGCGCGCACCCGGGCGACGACATCACCACGCGGCTGCTCCAGCACCCCGCCGGGCTCACCGACGAGGAGATGGTGCACCAGCTGGTGCTGTTCTTCGCCGCCGGCGTCGAGCCGCCGGTGAACCTGATCGCCAACACCCTGCTGCTCATGCTCACCGACCCGCGCTTCACCAGCTCCGACGGCCGGGTTCCGCTCTCCACCAGGGCCGCGCTCGAGGAGCGGCTCGCCACCGACCCGCCGATGGCGAACTACTGCATCACCTACCCGCGCCAGCCGATCCAGGTCGAGGGCGTCTGGCTGCAGGCCAACGAGCCGGTGATCATCAGCATGGCCGCCTGCAACACCGACCCGGAGATGAACACCGGCGAGTTCGAGGGCAACGGCTGGAACCTGGCCTTCAGCAGCGGCGACCACGCCTGCCCCGCGCAGGCGCGGCCGTACGGGCTGCTGCTCGCGCAGGACGTCATCGATCAGCTCCTCGACACGCTGCCCGAGGTGGAGCTGGCCGTGCCGCCGGGCGAGCTGGTCTGGCGCCCCGGCCCGTTCCACCGCGCGCTGGCCGCGCTGCCGGTGGTCTTCCCGCCCTCGCATCCGCTGCCCGTGCTGTAG
- a CDS encoding DUF4345 family protein, whose protein sequence is MRISVLALAATGFVLMGLAALAAPDRIVAPFGMRATTPAAASEVRAVYGGFGIALAGVLAWAATGAGGAHTGAVLAAGIALLGMAGGRLLSRLLDPGVSFYPVYFYLLVELVSGAALCAVA, encoded by the coding sequence ATGAGAATCTCCGTACTGGCCCTGGCGGCAACGGGTTTCGTGCTGATGGGGCTGGCCGCGCTCGCCGCGCCGGACCGGATCGTCGCGCCGTTCGGCATGCGTGCCACCACCCCGGCGGCCGCGTCGGAGGTGCGCGCCGTCTACGGCGGCTTCGGCATCGCGCTGGCCGGGGTGCTGGCGTGGGCCGCCACCGGGGCCGGGGGAGCGCACACCGGGGCAGTGCTCGCGGCCGGGATCGCGCTGCTCGGGATGGCGGGCGGGCGACTGCTCTCCCGGCTGCTCGACCCGGGGGTGTCGTTCTACCCGGTGTACTTCTACCTGCTGGTCGAGCTGGTGTCCGGTGCCGCCCTGTGCGCGGTCGCGTAG
- a CDS encoding helix-turn-helix domain-containing protein yields the protein MTASTIWLWPGRAAYLGPALRLDAHSTAVPCYAVGVDAPFHLTVAGVRRRVRGARIPPRTVHRIEAGAGRMFFDYRIAGTPGDPRIAEVLLALLADPSESPGAAGFAAAAGLSTSRFLHLFAAQTGTSFRRYRLWARMLRAGRGLAVGNDLTRAAADAGFASPSHFSDSFRVLFGLTASTLLAAGTQIVIVGERPAVTMRSVTPTHWAEPVTSPLRGSPA from the coding sequence ATGACGGCGTCCACGATCTGGCTGTGGCCGGGGCGGGCGGCCTACCTCGGCCCCGCGCTGCGGTTGGACGCGCACAGCACCGCCGTCCCCTGCTACGCCGTCGGGGTGGACGCGCCCTTTCATCTGACCGTGGCCGGGGTCCGGCGCCGGGTGCGCGGGGCCCGCATCCCGCCCCGCACGGTGCACCGGATCGAGGCGGGGGCGGGGCGGATGTTCTTCGACTACCGGATCGCGGGCACGCCCGGCGACCCGAGGATCGCCGAAGTGTTGCTGGCATTGCTCGCCGACCCCTCGGAGAGCCCGGGCGCGGCAGGATTCGCGGCCGCGGCCGGGCTCTCGACCTCGCGCTTCCTGCACCTCTTCGCCGCGCAGACCGGCACCAGTTTCCGCCGCTACCGGCTCTGGGCGCGAATGCTGCGGGCCGGGCGCGGCCTCGCGGTGGGCAACGACCTGACCCGGGCCGCGGCGGATGCGGGCTTCGCCTCACCCAGCCATTTCAGCGACAGTTTCCGTGTGCTGTTCGGGCTCACCGCCTCCACGCTGCTCGCGGCGGGCACCCAAATCGTGATCGTCGGCGAGCGACCGGCGGTAACGATGCGAAGCGTTACCCCGACGCACTGGGCGGAACCGGTCACATCGCCGCTCAGAGGGAGCCCAGCATGA
- a CDS encoding dipeptidase: MEAVDTQLSARVAALMTRARADLAELVAHRSVHLEPGSAAACRAAAEWSATACAELGFEVEVVETSDGSRAVVGYRPGATPGARTVLLYSHHDVQPAGPVQRWSSPPFELTERAGRWYGRGAADCKGNLVAHLTALRAAGATGCAVRIVVEGSEEAGGAGLDDLARQRPELFDADMIVIGDTGNVAVGTPTLTTSLRGVVNAKVTVRALGSAVHSGQFGGAAPDAMAALLHGLASLRDAAGDTTIDGVPADQRWTGAPYPREVFRADATALPGTELLGTGTPADMVWARPAVTVIGIDAPGTADAVAAVIPEAAALLNLRVPPGLDPRGTYDALAAHLRAHIPWQVEVAVEAQAIGAPFAAATDGPGYRALTAALRTAYGAEVVHSGQGGSIPLCTVLAEVVPRAEIALLGVEEPLCRIHAVDESVDPEELRRTALAEALFLTGFA, from the coding sequence GTGGAGGCCGTGGATACCCAGCTGAGCGCCCGCGTCGCCGCACTGATGACGCGGGCCCGTGCCGATCTGGCCGAACTCGTGGCGCACCGCTCGGTGCACCTCGAGCCGGGCAGCGCGGCGGCGTGCCGGGCCGCGGCCGAGTGGAGCGCGACGGCCTGCGCCGAGCTCGGCTTCGAGGTCGAGGTGGTCGAGACCTCGGACGGCAGCCGGGCGGTGGTCGGGTACCGCCCCGGCGCCACCCCCGGCGCGCGCACGGTGCTGCTGTACAGCCACCACGACGTGCAGCCCGCCGGGCCGGTCCAGCGCTGGAGTTCGCCGCCGTTCGAGCTCACCGAGCGGGCAGGCCGCTGGTACGGCCGCGGCGCGGCGGACTGCAAGGGCAACCTGGTCGCGCACCTGACCGCGCTGCGCGCCGCCGGGGCCACCGGCTGCGCGGTGCGGATCGTGGTCGAGGGGTCGGAGGAGGCGGGCGGCGCCGGGCTGGACGACCTCGCCAGGCAGCGCCCCGAGCTCTTCGATGCCGACATGATCGTCATCGGCGACACCGGCAACGTCGCCGTCGGCACCCCGACGCTCACCACCAGCCTGCGCGGCGTGGTGAACGCGAAGGTCACCGTGCGGGCGCTCGGCTCGGCGGTGCACTCCGGGCAGTTCGGCGGCGCGGCGCCGGACGCCATGGCCGCGCTGCTGCACGGACTGGCCTCGCTGCGCGACGCCGCGGGCGACACCACCATCGACGGCGTCCCCGCCGACCAGCGCTGGACCGGTGCGCCCTACCCGCGGGAGGTCTTCCGCGCCGACGCCACCGCGCTGCCCGGCACCGAGCTGCTCGGCACCGGCACCCCCGCCGACATGGTGTGGGCGCGCCCGGCGGTCACCGTGATCGGCATCGACGCCCCCGGCACCGCCGACGCCGTGGCCGCGGTGATCCCGGAGGCGGCCGCGCTGCTGAACCTGCGGGTCCCGCCCGGGCTCGACCCGCGCGGCACTTACGACGCGCTCGCCGCCCACCTGCGCGCGCACATCCCCTGGCAGGTCGAGGTGGCGGTCGAGGCGCAGGCGATCGGCGCGCCCTTCGCCGCCGCCACCGACGGCCCCGGCTACCGCGCCCTCACCGCCGCGCTGCGCACCGCCTACGGCGCCGAGGTGGTGCACTCCGGGCAGGGCGGCTCGATCCCGCTCTGCACGGTGCTGGCCGAGGTGGTGCCGCGCGCCGAGATCGCGCTGCTCGGCGTCGAGGAGCCGCTGTGCCGGATCCACGCCGTGGACGAGAGCGTCGACCCGGAGGAGCTGCGCCGCACCGCGCTCGCCGAGGCGCTCTTCCTGACCGGCTTCGCCTGA